The region AAAAGAAGAGTAAGTATCTTAAGGGAACAAGAAATCGGGAACCCTTGGTACAATGCAGAGATTTGCATGCAGATCACTCAGTTCGAAAAtcagcaatgaaaaagaaagacagcAGGATTCTCGCAATTGCGTCCCGTGAAATCGTAGCAGCTGAAGCTTGTTACCACAGGACATGCTACAAGGGCTATACAAGGGCAGAGGCAAGTCCCACTATAGCTTTCGATGGCTGTGGTGAATTGCTAGAATTGCTAGAAGATGAGTATACTAATCTCGAGTCAGAAGCTTACCAGATGCTTTACGATTACATCAGATCGGACGTCCTTGCAAACGAGAAAATAGTCAGATTGACCGAGCTGACAGAACTTCTTGCATCGTATCTCACGTCTTTGGATGTTGAAGAAATCAAGTTATCCACAAAGAAGCACGTCAGACGGAATCTCCAAGCAGAATTTGGCGATGTCCTcctctttgaaaatttgttagAAACCGCCAGTGTCTTCATAGTTCCTGCCAATTTGTCACCACTTCAGGTAGCCAAATACATAACAACCATTCTTCTGGAAAAACAGGACAATGCAAGCCAGTCTTCTCGGAGCGCAAACAGACACCAGGCTGCTATTGACATTCGCAAAGCTATTCAAAGCACAGGGCACAAGATGTCATGGCCTCCACGCCCATCAGATCTCGCCGAGAGTGCAATGAATGTTCCTAAAGAGCTGGATTCGTTCTTGCAAACATTaatgactggaaaaaaagATAGGCCAGATAAGGACTGTCATCCAAGAGTGCAGAGGTTGATGAAATCCTTCGCCCAAGATCTGATGTTTGGAGTAAGCAGAGGAAAGATTAAGCCACCCAAACAGATCCTTCTTCCCTATGCTGTGAAAACCCTGACAAATGACGTTGAACTCATCCAAATGCTTAATCGTTGTGGCCACGGAATCGCCTATTCCCAGCTTGAAGAAATCAACACTGACCTGTGCCTTCAGAAAATGGCATCAACAAGTGAAATCCAATTGCCAGATAACATCCAGCCTCATGTTAGCACTACTTTGGCATGGGATAACATTGACCGCCTAGAGGAAACGTTATCGGGTGAAGGAACATCGCACAGAGTAAATGGAATAGCGGCGCAGGCGAGGCATTTCGGACCACAACTTCCCCCGGAACCATCAACGCACATAGTTAAGACCAAAAAGAGGAGTGTCGAGGCTCTGGATACAGAAAATCTTCCCAATTACAATGCAGGAGACCGTTGCGGACCTCATTCTAGAACATTTGTAGAAGTTAACTGCCAAGAAGCACTTGAAAACGCACGAAGAAAAAACCTTCTATGGGTCTTAGTGCGACTACATGCAGAGGCCAGGCAGAAAGTGAGTGGGTGGACTGGTTTCAATATATCGGTGCGCAATGAAGTTGAAGTTCGTCAAGACAGTGTAGGGTATCTTCCCACAATCAACACACCTGCAACCAACATGTCAACCGTCCATGAAGTTTTGATGCGCTCTGTTAAGATCAAGGATACGCTTCAACTGAAAAGCATAGTGGTTGTGCTTGATCAAGCCCTTTATGCCAAGGCAACTGAGATTGTGTCGAAATACCCTAACATATTTAAAGGCATTGTACTGAGAATGGGAGCATTTCACACAATCTGCACGCTGTTATCTATACTTGGAAAGCGCTTTCAAGATGCAGGCCTAAGGGACATTTGTATCGAGTGTGGAGTGATCGCAGAGGGATCTGTTTCTGGTGTTCTTGATGGACGCAGATACAACCGTTCCGTTAGATTTCACAAGCTAATGTATGAAGCCCCGCAGAGACTTGCTTGGAAAGGACTTCAGTCATGGGTCGAAAAATTCCCTGACCAGAATTTGTCCGTGCAACAGTTCTTCAATGGCCTAATCCCACTGTATAATGATTTATGTCAACAAGAATTCGATGCAGTCACGAAAAGGCAACCATACTCAGAGTTCGTTCTTCCTTACGACAAGTACCTGGACCACCTTCGCAACAGTAATGGGAAGCTGTCTAACTTCTGGATGTCTTATCTTGACATCGTGGAGATTCTTCTGAATTTGCTGAGAGCATCCAGAGAGGGGCACTCGGAGCTACATCTGTCAGCCATTAGGAAAATGATTCCCTGGTGTTTTGCTCACAATAATCTTAACTATGCTCACTACTTGTCGGCATATGTTTCTGAGATGTCTCACTTGGAAGAAGAACACCCAGAAGCTTTCAAATATCTCAGATCTGGAGGATTTTCAGTCCAGATAGGGGAGGGCAATCCCTTTGGAAAAGTTCCTGTCGACCAGGCATGTGAAGAAACTGTAAATAGAGACACACAGACGGCGGGCGGCACCAAAGGATTCAGCCTGAAAGCGGGAGCCGTGAGCAAGTATTATCTTGTTGCTGAATACCGCAGTATCTTCCTGAGGCTGATGAAGGACATGCTACActtaaataaatcaaatttcCATCACACCGATCTCCACAGCACCAGAATTGTCCGAGATGAGACGGATGTTAAGTCCCTGGTAGCAATGCTCCAAAGTCACTGACTTGAACCATTCAGTAGCATGCAGCAAGATCTGGTATGTCTTTCCACTGGAAAAGTGGCCCCTCCAAAGATACAGCAAGACGTGCTTGCTGCTAAAGCTGTTGGAGAGAAGGCATGAAATATTTCGTGTAGAGCGACTGGAGTCACAGCCAGCTAAAACCAAGTTCCATGACACAATCCCGAAGGCAAAGCTGCAAACATTTACCGACCTGAACAAAAAGGTGCAAGTCAAGAGCAAAACTTCGAAAGAGATCATCCTGAAAGCTGATAGAAATCTATTCGCCCAGATGATATTAATAGCAGGAAACCGAAAGCTCCAAATGAGAAGTTCTAAGTCATCCACTAGGGCCTCTTCCTTGGGCGTTATCCACTGCTGATGGATCGTTAAGAAAAACGAACAAGGCAGCTCTGGCAAAAGAACTACAAAAAAGTATTCCATTTGCAGACGTGATCCCGCAACCATCAGCATGTATGATAGATCCTATGGCCCTCATGCAGAGACTCAAAGAGGAACAAAAGACATTCGCCGAAGCTTTACTGTGCTTTGTGCTACACGAGGGATCTCACTCTAGGAGAATAGATGTTATACTTGACGTATACAAAGAGAACTCTATCAAGAATGCAGAAAGAGAGAAGAGGGGAGCTGAATTTGGAAATGAATTTAGAAACATTCAATCCGAACACAAGGTACAGCAGTGGAGAAAATTCCTTTTGAATCCAAAGAATAAAAAGGCCTTCAAGGAGTTTGTGGTAAAGGAGTGGAGACGGGATAAATACAGAACAAAGTTGACAGGCAAGGTACTTTTCGTGACATGCGAGAGTGACTGTTACGAGATCACCTCACAATCTGCCAACATAGTTGACGAACTCGACTCCACACAGGAAGAAGCTGATACCAGGCTTATTCTATAAGCAGCTCATGCAGCTAGATCGGGGTACAAGGCGGTGGTTGTGGCATCAGAAGATACAGATGTATTCTTCCTTTGCCTGGCATTTAAGTGCTTTATTCCGGCATCCATGTATGTCAAGTGTGGAACGCAGGCAAGAACTAGATATGTCAGTATCTCCAGTGTTGTGGCAGCTGTGGGAGGAGAACCTTGCAAATGCCTAATTGGTATGCATGCTTTCACTGGCTGTGATACAGTGAGTGCCTTCGCTGGAAGAGGAAAGATAACAGCCCTACGACTTGTCAAGCAGCATACATCCTACCAAGAAATGTTCAAGCAGCTGGGTATGGAATGGGTTCTATCAGATATGCTTTTTCAGAGCCTCCAAGCGTTTACATGTAAGCTCTATTGCTCTCAACCAGGAACTGATAACATCAATGAGCTGAGGTACAGATTATTCTGCGCCAAGAAGAGTAACATCGACTCCACCCTGTTACCTTGTGTTGACTGCTTGTTCAAGCATGCGTCTCGCGCGAACTTCCAAGCATCCATTTGGAAGCGAAAGCTGCAAAGCTGCCGAGGGACACCGACCCCCATTGGTTCTGGCAGGCGCGAAGATGGTGATCACTTTGCTATTGATGGATGAGCCGTGACCCAGCTCCTACAGCCATGCTAGAACTACTGTCTTCCTCGTGTACAAGGTCATGTCAACTTCCTACCTGCAGTTGCCTGGCAAATGGTTTGAAGTGTACAGATGTGTGCAAGCTAATAGATTGTGAAAACAGATTTGAAGAGTCTACCGAGCAGTTTGTTTCAGATAACAGCGACGAGGACGAGGAAATTACTGAATAATTGACTTTAACTATCGATGTAACACACGTACAAGCAGTTTCTTATATCCTgaataattattcatgtttAACATTTGGCCAGTGTACCCATGGAAACCATCCAGGAACAATTTCTTCTCGTTATATAGTTGTTGACATAAGCTCTGAAAACGTTGGAGATTTTCAATAACTAAAAACCAGTGTATGTAACACGGCCGTATTTGCATGTTCTTGTATTTGACCGAAGTAATCACATTTGTACCAGTTCTATCTGTTCAGCCAAACCGAGTCATGTGAAATTGGTCACATGATAAGCCTGGTATAGCTCCTCTTTTAACATGGTTATCGTATAGCAAAGTAAGCAAGAGGAGTCCCTGCCATTTAGAACGAACGTTCGAAAGTAACTCATGCAATTTACAAGAGCacttacactttttttttacaatttccGTCGTATTGTTCCTATTTGTAATTTAAGAGCTTCTGCCTGAGAGAGTGGGGCATGCTTGCAAATGGGGGTCGGCCGATTTCGCTCAAAATTGGCACACATGGTTACTATGAAAACTTATGCAATGTGCCCAAGTTTCAACTTCATTGCCCTTATTTGGGCTGAGTTCCAGATAATAGCCTTGTGGGGGTCCCCTGAAGCTGATTTTTAGCtcaattttggtcattttttattacttcGCTAATAATGCTAGAATACCTTTCAGTCAAATCAAGAGTCATTTCATGTTAAGTCAACTTATGAACTTTCCTTTGCAAAACTTGTGGTTCATAAGAATATTTCTGTTGCACATGTCAATAATCGAAAGTTGCGGCTCTTACCGGCATAAAACAACAAACTGGAAATCGCTCAACGTTAAGTCCAGTTATCTTTGATGCCCACTTTTGACGGAGCAAAATTCCAACAACGTCGTAAAGAGTAGCCCTAACTATATACGAATCAAGAGGAAAGTACTAAGGTTAAGCCTTTTTCACTTTACAGTTATGCTTAGAAGATACCAAAAAACCCAGTTCCGGTCATATTCCTTTTTGTGTATCACCAAAAGGATGCTCAACACAAATTTGCCATTAAACACCAAATGACCCATCAATATCTTATTTTCCCATAGTTTAATTGGTTTTCAATTACACCAACTAACATTTGCATTTAGAAAGGTCTGTTTTAATCATTCTTAAAGCAATGTCACTCAATTTCCTGCGGCACGAAGCAATACATTCTACTTAACTCTGGCCAATGAAAAACTCACTTTCATCTGTGATAGGTGACACAGTTTAAAAACCATCCCTTGTCCTTaaggcaaattaatttgagaTAAATCTGAAGTTTGGCGtgtattttaaaatcaatATTTACTTATCTTGCTATTGATTCAAACGGTCATCTGTTCTATATACATTACCTGGGAGTGATTCTTTACCGTTTAGTTTGTGTCTAAGGATGAACCATTCAAAGTAAAAGAATTGagtgaaatttgtttaattgtAATTGTTTTTGCACTCTATCATCTAACTGTGTGACTTGTCCCTGCGTGGTTTGCCATTGCGTAAAAATGTGTTCATTCGTCCTCGGTTATTTACTTTCTCATCTGTTTCCAACAAGGCATCTTTTTGCATATTGCGACTTTTCCTTGAATCTAGTGTTATGTACTTGAAGCACAGAACAATTGCCCAAACTGCAGGGCttactgaaaataaatttctttccatttttgttattcttaACCCTTTTGTCGTTGAAAACCTATACTTCCCTAATTGTGAATATTCTAAAACGCATGTGAGCATGCACCCATAGCTGAATTTAATTGAATCATTTCCTGTATTTACTTTCTCACTTGCCGTGACTCTGCTGTGCGTAGGAAAGAATATCTCTCAGTAAAATTGAAATCCTAAGAGCTATGGCTGCTATTCGATGTACTTTTTGGAAAGAGGAAGACCCCTGTGGGGCATGAGACAATGCCTCGTTCCGTGAGCCAGCCATGACTCATCCTTTGGTAACCTTGGACCGTGATATAACTCTCCTGTTAGTTAAAGTTGGCGCTGACAGCAACAAAATTTCAGCCTCTCACAGGGTGCAACGTTTTCCGGAGTACAATCTCATACTTAATCAAGCTGGTTGTTGTGTTATCCAGGCTAAAGAACTGAGAAAGATGACAGTTTGTCCACGTCATCGccgtaaataataataataataataataataataataataatttaaaatatttatatagcgcaaAAACATGCATATGATCTATTGCGCTTTacaataagaagaaaaaatatataaatatatatatatataaaacaaaatactaattaagttacaaatttataattaagataatttaacaataaaaatttaagCAAGAGCAATTAAGTACACATTATAGGCTAATCTAAAAAGATGAGTCTTTAAGAGGCACTTAAATACATTTATGTTCTGGCACTGGCGAATCTCTTGTGGAAGTGCATTCCACAGTGTAGGGGCTGCCGCAGCGAATGACCTGTCACCTAGCGTCTTTCTATTTGTCCGCGGCCTGTTTAAAACTGGTGCTTGACAAGACCTAAGACTGTATCTGGTTTTCTTTACCGAGATAAGGTCAAAAAGATAACTAGGTGACAGGCCATGTAAAACCTTAAAAGTGATCAGGCAGATCTTAAAATGAATTCGTGATTTAATGGGCAACCAGTGCAGCCGAACAAGCACAGGGGTGATGTGGCAAAACTTAGGCAGGAAAAATATTATACGCGCCGCAGTGTTTTGTACACGCTGTAGCTTGTCCAGCTGCTTTGCTGGCAGACCATAAAGCAGACTATTGCAATAGTCAATGCGACTAGAAAAGAAAGCGCGCACGAGTTATTCAGTTATATCTTGTGACAAATACTTTCGAATACGCTTGATGTTATAGAGATGGAAATATGCAGCACTGCAAACTTTGTTCACATGAGTATTCATAGTCAGTTGAGAATTGAACCAAGCACCTAAGTTTCTAACTGATGTACAGGGTGTTACTCTACTTGAGCCGACTGTAATGGTATTAATGTTCACTTTTTGTAAATTTACCTGCTTGCGAGAGTTGAGTGGAGCTTGTCAGCACCCCCTTCATAAAGGTGAAAAAACGAAATTAAAAAAGCCGAAGAAAGTAACAGCAGACATCTCGGAGAAAACCTATAAAGAAACTGGGATTGTGATACCCATTGCATCCCGTAAGTCAGTTgtaagcttttgtttttcattgccaATCGAAGTGTTTGTTACTGATCTCGTAACTGATAAACAATACCTAAAAATAGATTAGAGATCTACCTGTCAAAT is a window of Acropora palmata chromosome 4, jaAcrPala1.3, whole genome shotgun sequence DNA encoding:
- the LOC141878536 gene encoding uncharacterized protein LOC141878536 translates to MKKLLETISKQQGTDNQEPTTAKRTSIRQSPTTSTTYEHVCLFCEKKSKYLKGTRNREPLVQCRDLHADHSVRKSAMKKKDSRILAIASREIVAAEACYHRTCYKGYTRAEASPTIAFDGCGELLELLEDEYTNLESEAYQMLYDYIRSDVLANEKIVRLTELTELLASYLTSLDVEEIKLSTKKHVRRNLQAEFGDVLLFENLLETASVFIVPANLSPLQVAKYITTILLEKQDNASQSSRSANRHQAAIDIRKAIQSTGHKMSWPPRPSDLAESAMNVPKELDSFLQTLMTGKKDRPDKDCHPRVQRLMKSFAQDLMFGVSRGKIKPPKQILLPYAVKTLTNDVELIQMLNRCGHGIAYSQLEEINTDLCLQKMASTSEIQLPDNIQPHVSTTLAWDNIDRLEETLSGEGTSHRVNGIAAQARHFGPQLPPEPSTHIVKTKKRSVEALDTENLPNYNAGDRCGPHSRTFVEVNCQEALENARRKNLLWVLVRLHAEARQKVSGWTGFNISVRNEVEVRQDSVGYLPTINTPATNMSTVHEVLMRSVKIKDTLQLKSIVVVLDQALYAKATEIVSKYPNIFKGIVLRMGAFHTICTLLSILGKRFQDAGLRDICIECGVIAEGSVSGVLDGRRYNRSVRFHKLMYEAPQRLAWKGLQSWVEKFPDQNLSVQQFFNGLIPLYNDLCQQEFDAVTKRQPYSEFVLPYDKYLDHLRNSNGKLSNFWMSYLDIVEILLNLLRASREGHSELHLSAIRKMIPWCFAHNNLNYAHYLSAYVSEMSHLEEEHPEAFKYLRSGGFSVQIGEGNPFGKVPVDQACEETVNRDTQTAGGTKGFSLKAGAVSKYYLVAEYRSIFLRLMKDMLHLNKSNFHHTDLHSTRIVRDETDVKSLVAMLQSH